GACCCGGATGTCGAGACCGAACATCTGCCCGGCCAGGGCCAGCGAGGAGCCCCACTGACCGGCACCGGTCTCGGTGGCCAGGCGCTTGATGCCAGCCTGTTTGTTGTACCAGGCCTGGGCCACGGCGGTGTTGGGCTTGTGCGAGCCGGCAGGACTGACGCCCTCGTACTTGTAATAGATGCGCGCCGGTGTGCCCAGCGCCGCCTCCAGCCGGTGGGCGCGGCACAGGGGTGACGGCCGCCACAGCTGATAGATCTCGCGCACCGGCTCGGGGATCTCGATCCAGCGTTTGTCGCTGACCTCCTGCTCGACCAGGGCCTCGGGGAAGATGGCCAGCAACGCCTCCGGCGGCACCGGACTCCCGTCCGGCGCCAGTACCGGGGCCGGGGGGTTGGGCATGTCGGCGATGACGTTGTACCAGTGGGTGGGGATGTCTTTCTCGTCGAGCAGGATCTTGGTCTGCATGGCGGCTTCTCCCTGAATATCCGGTGGCAATTAAAGCGCCCGGGCGCCGGGCACGGAATGACCCGGGTCAAGCCGGGACTTGCTGCACTTGTTATTAACCGCTTGTTTATTGTGGTGAAGCTTGTATTTTACGGCCATTCCCCTTATAGACGCCAGTAGAGTCCACGTAATCACCCCGAAAGGAGGCTGCATGCTGTTTCGCCAGATGATCGAACCGGATTCATCCACCTATACCTATCTCGTGCACTGCCCGGATACGGGCAGGACCGCCCTGATCGATCCGGTACTGGACACGGTGGAGCGGGACCTGTCCGTGCTGCAGGAATTGGGACTGAAACTGGATTTCACCCTGGATACCCATATCCACGCCGATCACCTGACCGGGGCCAGAAGGCTGAAGGAGCTGACCGGCAGCCACATCGTCGGCCCGGCGGTGGATCAGCTGCCCTGCACCGATATCGGGGTACGCGAGGGCGAGCCCTTCCGGGTGGGCAATATCGAAATCCACCCCCTGTTCACGCCGGGGCACACCGACCATCATCATGCCTACCTGATCGACAGCGGCACCCACAAAATGCTGTTCAGCGGCGACGCCCTGCTGATCGAGGCCTGCGGGCGCACCGATTTCCAGTCCGGCGATGCCGCCACCCTCTACCGCAGCATCCATGACAAGTTCTTCACCCTGCCCGACGAGACCCTGGTCTATCCCTGCCACGACTACGAGGGTCGCCAGATCACCACCATCGGTCAGGAGAAGAACCGCAATCCTCGTCTGGGCAATGGCAAGACGCTGGAGGAGTTCGTCGAGATCATGGACAACATGGACCTGCCCTATCCCCGCAAGATCGACTTCGCCGTGCCCGGCAACCAGCAATGCGGCGCCTGTCCGGCGAACGTGCCGGAGGAGTACCGGGCGCCCTGTGTACGCCACGACCAGGGCTGATGCAGTGTCCGCGCTGCGCGCTGTTGCGCATCCGCCGGGATCAACTAAGATCGATCCATAACCATTCCGACAAGGAGCCGAGATGAGACATCTGTTGACTGGCCTGTTGCTGACGCTGGGCCTGGCGTTTTCCGCTCACGCCGAGGAGGCCGCCGACAACGGCATCCAGCGTTTCGATATTTCCCAGACCGTGGTGAAGATGCCGCTGGAGGAAGGGGTCAGCGTCGATGACGCCATGGACTTCATGCGTTCCAAGGCGGCCGAACTGAACATGAAGATTGTTGCGCATCAGCCGGTGTCCGAGGAACTGAAGGCCCGGGGCGTGGATTCGGGGCCGCTGCACATCATGCAGTTCTGCAATCCCGGCGATGCCCATCGCATGGTCATGCACAACGCCATCTTCGCCGCCTACATGCCCTGCCGCATCGCCCTGGTGGAGGACTCGGAAGGTAAGACCTGGCTGATGATGCTGGACCTGAACCTGCTCATCGACAACACCCCGCTGCCGCCTGACATGGAGGAAATGGCCCGGGGCATCAACGACAAGCTGTTGCGGATCATGGAGGCGGGGGCGAAGGGGGCGTTCTAGCGAACCCTTGATTTCTCTGTCATTGCGAGGCGTGAAACGCCGTGGCAACCTCCAACCGATCGCCTCTGCATTACGAGATTGCCACGCTTGCGCTCGCAATGACAAACCATTGTAGGTTGGGCTTCGCGTGGCTCAGCCCAACCTGTGTGGAAATCACAGCAGGAACACCGTCCCCAGTCCCAGAAAGGCCATGAAGCCGATCACGTCGGTGACGGTGGTCAGCAGCACGCTGCCGGCCAGCGCCGGGTCGATGCCCATGCGCTGCAGCACCAGCGGAATGCTGAAGCCGGCCAGCGCCGCGACGGCCAGGTTGATGATGATGGCCGCACCGATGATGATGCCCACCTGTGCGCTCTGAAACCAGAGCGCGGCGATCACCGCGACCACGACCGACCACAATATCCCGTTGAGCGCGCCCACGGCCAGCTCCTTGGTCATCAACAGCCGTGAGTTGGATTTGCCGATCTGGTTCAGCGCCAGGCCGCGAATGACGATGGTCAGGGTCTGGCTGCCGGCGATGCCGCCCATGCTGGCAACGATGGGCATCAGCACGGCAAGTGCGACGATCTGCTGCAGGGTGGCCTCGAACAGGCCGATCACCCAGGAGGCGAGAAAGGCGGTCATCAGGTTGATGCCGAGCCAGATGGAGCGGCGCCGGGTGCTGGAGAAGACCGGGGCGAAGATGTCGCCTTCCTCGTTCAGGCCGGCCATGCTCATCAGTGAGTGGTCGGCCTCGTCGCGGATGACGTCGACCACGTCGTCGATGGTGATGCGGCCCACCAGCCGGCCGTTCTGGTCGATGACAGGGGCGGAAATCAGGTCGCGGTCCTCGAACAGCTTGGCCACCTGCACCGCCGTGGTCTCGGCCTGGATGCCCTCGACGTCGCGCACCATCACCTCGGCCACGCTCAGTTCCGGGTCCATGGTCAGCAGGGTGGACAGCGGCAGCAGGCCGAGATAGCGATCGTTGCGGTCGACCACCATCAGGCTGTCGGTCAGGTCCGGCAGGTTGCCGCGCAGGCGCAGATAGCGCAGCACCACGTCCAGGCTGACATCGGCCCGGACCGTGATGGTATCCACGTTCATCAGGCCGCCGGCGGTGTCCTCGGAATAGGACAGGACCGATTCCAGCCGATGGCGGTTCTGCAGGTCCATGGACCGCAGCACTTCGTGGATGACGGTGCCCGGCAGGTCCTGCAGCAGGTCGGCCAGGTCGTCGGTGTCGAGGTTCTCGGTCAGCGCGACCAGTTCGCCGGCCTCCATCTCCTTGATCAGGCCGGAACGGACCTCGTCGCCCACATGCAGCAGCACCTCGCCGCGGTCATCGGGATCGACCAGTTCCCACAGGATGATGCGGGGGTCCTTGGGGATGGACTCGAGGACGTGGGCGATTTCCGCCGGGCGGAGGTTGTGGATCAGCCGCCGCACCCGGCTGGCCGCGCCCGAGGCCAGCGCGTCCGAGACCTTGTGCAGATGGTCCTGGGCCTGGGCGGTTTCCTTGTGGCTGTCAGCCATGCGGCGGGATCCTTGGGGGGCAAGACTTTGATTCCGCCGCAGTTTAGCAGGGTCGGTCGGCGGGCGTCATCCTGTCGCAGGTTTTTTCACGGCCGGTATCACGTGCATAGGAGGTTCCTGATCTGCTCGAGCAGTTCGGCCCGCCGGTCCGGGTCCCAGGTGTGCATCAGGGTCTCCACCGGTTCCGTGATCCGGTCCAGCCGGGTATGGCGAATCAGGTCCTTGACCTCGAGCAGAGAGGAGGCCTGCATGCTGAAGCTGTTCAGTCCCAGGCCCAGCAGCAGCCGGCTGTACAGGGGGTCGCCGGCCATTTCGCCGCACATGGACACGGGCACCTGATGGCGGACACCGGCCTGGATGATGTGCCGGATCAGGTACAGCACCGCCGGATGACTGGGGTCGTAGAGATAATTCACCTCGTCGTCGACCCGGTCGATGGCCAGGGTATACTGAATCAGATCGTTGGTCCCAATGGACAAAAAATCCAGTTCGGCGGCGAACATGTCCGCTGCCAGTGCGGCCGCGGGCACCTCGATCATGCCGCCGACCGGCATGGCCGGATCGAATGCTTTGCCCTCGACGGTCAGTTCATGTTTGACCTCATCGATCAGGGCCAGGGTCTGGCGCAGTTCGCCCAGGCTGGAGAGCATGGGCAGCATCATCTGAACCGGGCCCAGGGCCGCAGCCCGCAGCACCGCCTTCAGCTGGGGA
This sequence is a window from Thiohalobacter thiocyanaticus. Protein-coding genes within it:
- a CDS encoding DUF302 domain-containing protein, with the translated sequence MRHLLTGLLLTLGLAFSAHAEEAADNGIQRFDISQTVVKMPLEEGVSVDDAMDFMRSKAAELNMKIVAHQPVSEELKARGVDSGPLHIMQFCNPGDAHRMVMHNAIFAAYMPCRIALVEDSEGKTWLMMLDLNLLIDNTPLPPDMEEMARGINDKLLRIMEAGAKGAF
- the mgtE gene encoding magnesium transporter: MADSHKETAQAQDHLHKVSDALASGAASRVRRLIHNLRPAEIAHVLESIPKDPRIILWELVDPDDRGEVLLHVGDEVRSGLIKEMEAGELVALTENLDTDDLADLLQDLPGTVIHEVLRSMDLQNRHRLESVLSYSEDTAGGLMNVDTITVRADVSLDVVLRYLRLRGNLPDLTDSLMVVDRNDRYLGLLPLSTLLTMDPELSVAEVMVRDVEGIQAETTAVQVAKLFEDRDLISAPVIDQNGRLVGRITIDDVVDVIRDEADHSLMSMAGLNEEGDIFAPVFSSTRRRSIWLGINLMTAFLASWVIGLFEATLQQIVALAVLMPIVASMGGIAGSQTLTIVIRGLALNQIGKSNSRLLMTKELAVGALNGILWSVVVAVIAALWFQSAQVGIIIGAAIIINLAVAALAGFSIPLVLQRMGIDPALAGSVLLTTVTDVIGFMAFLGLGTVFLL
- a CDS encoding MBL fold metallo-hydrolase, with the translated sequence MLFRQMIEPDSSTYTYLVHCPDTGRTALIDPVLDTVERDLSVLQELGLKLDFTLDTHIHADHLTGARRLKELTGSHIVGPAVDQLPCTDIGVREGEPFRVGNIEIHPLFTPGHTDHHHAYLIDSGTHKMLFSGDALLIEACGRTDFQSGDAATLYRSIHDKFFTLPDETLVYPCHDYEGRQITTIGQEKNRNPRLGNGKTLEEFVEIMDNMDLPYPRKIDFAVPGNQQCGACPANVPEEYRAPCVRHDQG